A part of Pararoseomonas sp. SCSIO 73927 genomic DNA contains:
- a CDS encoding heme peroxidase family protein, whose protein sequence is MSNELGKNSLAENIARPLIRHGSPLRGGIAVPAPGLGFRAGRFGRLFPELKALDVPEAALVALGEAMVEGGANQTGDNPNIPAGFTYLGQFIDHDITLDTTGIAERIKDVDQVVNFRTPRLDLDCVYGMGPGASPQLYDRRKSTPALSSARMLLGRTVAGFVGRDVQGGLEFDLPRGIQGRALIGDHRNDENLLVAQTHVAFLLFHNAIARSRPELDFAQVRQQVTWHYQWMVLHDFLGKLVDMNDIATSLRKREFYRFEDLSLYREPYIPVEFSVAAYRLGHSMVRGNYSHNRVFPDQPFLRSFVFSGLSGNIIGELAADQANAPISGEPAVPALPSDWINDWRQFFDFGTDEGQQDGLARNRSRLIDPYLVQALHDLPGGRKGPGIDLGSHPSLAVRNLARGAKMMLPSGQDVARHMRIAPLTGREITSSGDDGKVAERHGLHERTPLWYYVLKEAQIRQRGERLGPVGSRILAEVFVGLLEGDPESFVAQNEGWTLESPTWRPTIGEHPGSFSMTDLLRFAFGSKGAGGDVALSPVDVAANLQAPQPAP, encoded by the coding sequence ATGTCCAACGAGCTCGGGAAGAACTCCCTGGCGGAAAACATCGCGCGCCCACTGATCCGGCACGGTTCGCCGCTGCGAGGAGGTATCGCCGTCCCGGCGCCGGGCCTCGGATTTCGCGCAGGCCGCTTCGGTCGCCTTTTCCCTGAGTTGAAGGCGCTCGACGTTCCCGAGGCCGCGCTCGTCGCGCTCGGCGAAGCCATGGTGGAGGGCGGTGCCAATCAGACTGGGGACAATCCGAACATCCCGGCTGGCTTCACATATCTCGGCCAGTTCATAGACCATGACATCACGCTCGACACCACCGGCATTGCGGAGCGCATCAAAGACGTCGACCAAGTCGTGAACTTCCGGACGCCGCGGCTCGATCTCGATTGCGTTTACGGCATGGGTCCCGGGGCAAGCCCTCAACTCTATGATCGGCGCAAATCAACCCCCGCCCTGTCCTCCGCCCGTATGCTGCTCGGACGCACCGTCGCCGGCTTTGTCGGGCGCGATGTCCAGGGGGGGCTGGAGTTCGATCTTCCGCGCGGCATTCAAGGCCGTGCCCTGATCGGAGACCATCGCAACGACGAGAACCTCCTCGTCGCGCAGACCCATGTCGCGTTCCTGCTTTTTCACAACGCCATCGCGAGGTCACGGCCCGAGTTGGACTTCGCACAGGTCCGGCAGCAGGTGACCTGGCACTATCAGTGGATGGTGCTGCACGACTTCCTCGGCAAGCTCGTCGACATGAACGACATCGCCACCTCTTTGAGGAAGCGCGAGTTCTACCGGTTCGAGGATCTCAGCCTTTACCGGGAGCCCTACATTCCCGTCGAGTTCTCCGTCGCCGCATACCGGCTCGGCCACAGCATGGTCAGGGGCAACTACAGTCACAACCGGGTCTTTCCGGACCAACCCTTCCTGCGGTCCTTCGTGTTCAGCGGCCTCTCCGGCAACATCATCGGCGAGCTGGCGGCCGACCAGGCCAATGCACCGATTTCGGGTGAACCCGCCGTTCCGGCGCTGCCGAGCGACTGGATCAACGACTGGCGCCAGTTCTTTGACTTCGGCACGGACGAGGGCCAGCAGGACGGTCTCGCCCGCAATCGTTCCCGCCTCATCGATCCATATCTCGTCCAAGCGCTTCACGATCTGCCGGGTGGGCGAAAGGGCCCGGGCATCGATCTCGGGAGCCATCCCAGCTTGGCGGTGCGGAACCTAGCACGAGGCGCCAAGATGATGCTGCCGTCCGGGCAGGACGTTGCACGGCACATGAGAATTGCCCCACTTACCGGGCGCGAGATCACGAGCAGCGGAGACGACGGCAAGGTCGCCGAACGTCACGGCCTGCATGAGAGGACCCCGCTCTGGTACTACGTTCTGAAGGAGGCGCAGATACGGCAGAGGGGCGAACGCCTCGGGCCTGTCGGCAGTCGTATTCTGGCGGAGGTCTTCGTGGGCTTGCTTGAAGGCGACCCAGAATCGTTCGTGGCACAGAATGAGGGCTGGACGTTGGAAAGCCCGACCTGGAGGCCGACGATCGGCGAGCACCCCGGCAGCTTCTCCATGACGGATCTGCTTCGGTTTGCGTTCGGGTCGAAGGGGGCTGGCGGCGATGTGGCGCTCAGCCCGGTCGACGTGGCCGCAAACCTTCAAGCACCTCAGCCTGCTCCATAG